A single region of the Geothrix edaphica genome encodes:
- a CDS encoding DUF1801 domain-containing protein, with translation MNKPGSSEGRSASELIEQRIAELGDWRGETLSRMRGLIREADPDVVEEWKWGGTPVWSHDGIICTGETYKSTVKLTFARGASVDDPAGVFNASLEGNTRRALDLHEGEAVDADAFRALIRAAVALNVSSRKAKPRRAE, from the coding sequence ATGAACAAGCCTGGTTCGAGCGAGGGCCGGTCGGCCTCGGAGCTGATCGAGCAACGTATCGCAGAGCTCGGGGACTGGCGTGGAGAGACCCTGAGCCGGATGCGCGGGCTCATCCGGGAGGCGGACCCGGACGTGGTCGAGGAGTGGAAGTGGGGGGGCACCCCCGTGTGGTCGCATGATGGGATCATCTGCACCGGCGAGACTTACAAGTCGACCGTGAAGCTGACCTTCGCCCGGGGGGCCTCGGTGGACGACCCGGCCGGGGTCTTCAACGCGAGCCTCGAGGGGAACACAAGGCGGGCGCTGGACCTCCATGAGGGAGAGGCGGTCGATGCGGACGCGTTCAGGGCCCTCATCCGCGCCGCGGTCGCCCTCAACGTGTCCAGCCGGAAAGCAAAACCCAGGCGGGCAGAGTAG
- a CDS encoding medium chain dehydrogenase/reductase family protein, giving the protein MRHRRIVVARYGGSEVLQVLEEEGPEPGPGEVRVRVHAAGISLPDVLAREGVHPETPRPPFTPGWDLVGEVERLGAGVSGLEPGQMVAAMPISGAYAELICLPQQELVPVPPGLDAAEAVSLVLNYITAYQMLHHAAKVQPGQRVLIHGAAGGVGTALLQLGRLAGLEMYGTCSARGAQTVSDLGGIPIDYRHQDFVAELRRLATGGADAVFDPIGGAHLWQSREALAPGGRVVGYGLSTSLRGEGLTSSSPGRRQRFRGTAVFGLYILGSWLLPGRKRLVPYSIQTLKRLKPALFRQDLATLLDLLRRQQIRPIIARRLPLVEARQAQELLEKGGVIGKIVLVREASPGKDA; this is encoded by the coding sequence ATGAGACACAGGCGCATCGTCGTCGCTCGGTACGGGGGATCCGAGGTCCTCCAGGTGCTCGAGGAGGAAGGTCCCGAGCCCGGGCCCGGGGAGGTGCGGGTGAGGGTGCATGCCGCGGGCATCTCACTGCCTGATGTGCTGGCGCGCGAGGGCGTCCACCCCGAGACCCCCCGCCCGCCGTTCACGCCGGGGTGGGATCTGGTGGGCGAGGTGGAGCGGCTCGGGGCCGGCGTCTCGGGCCTCGAACCCGGCCAGATGGTCGCCGCGATGCCGATCAGCGGGGCCTACGCGGAGCTCATCTGCCTGCCACAGCAGGAGCTCGTCCCCGTGCCGCCGGGGCTGGACGCCGCCGAGGCCGTGAGCCTCGTGCTCAACTACATCACGGCCTATCAGATGCTGCACCACGCCGCGAAGGTCCAGCCGGGCCAGCGGGTGCTGATCCACGGTGCGGCCGGCGGTGTCGGCACGGCCCTCCTGCAGCTGGGGCGCCTCGCCGGGCTGGAGATGTACGGGACCTGCTCCGCGCGAGGGGCGCAGACGGTGTCCGACCTGGGCGGCATCCCGATCGACTACCGGCACCAGGACTTCGTGGCGGAACTCCGGCGCCTGGCGACCGGAGGTGCGGACGCCGTCTTCGATCCCATCGGAGGGGCCCACCTCTGGCAGTCCCGCGAGGCGCTGGCTCCGGGCGGGCGGGTGGTGGGCTACGGCCTCTCCACCTCCCTGCGTGGGGAAGGGCTGACGTCCAGCTCCCCGGGCCGCCGTCAGCGGTTCCGCGGCACGGCCGTCTTCGGGCTGTACATCCTCGGCAGCTGGCTCCTCCCGGGCCGGAAGCGGCTGGTCCCCTACAGCATCCAGACCCTCAAGCGGCTGAAGCCGGCCCTGTTCCGACAGGATCTGGCCACCCTGCTCGACCTCCTCCGACGCCAGCAGATCAGGCCGATCATCGCGCGCCGGCTCCCGCTCGTGGAGGCGAGACAGGCCCAGGAGCTGCTGGAGAAGGGGGGCGTGATCGGCAAGATCGTGCTTGTGCGCGAGGCTTCCCCCGGGAAGGATGCCTGA
- a CDS encoding VOC family protein, giving the protein MAANPVAWFEIYVQDMDRALRFYESVLGVQLTRLEAPLSELQMWLFPSHMEGPGAGGALVKLDGCPSGGSGTLVYFHSEDCAIEEGRVVAAGGQIHRSKLAIGEFGFIALAHDTEGNMFGLHSLR; this is encoded by the coding sequence ATGGCTGCCAATCCTGTCGCCTGGTTCGAGATCTATGTTCAGGACATGGACCGGGCCTTGCGCTTCTACGAGTCCGTTCTCGGGGTCCAGCTGACCCGGCTGGAGGCGCCGCTTTCCGAGCTTCAGATGTGGCTGTTCCCCTCCCACATGGAGGGCCCTGGCGCCGGCGGCGCACTCGTCAAACTGGATGGCTGCCCCTCCGGCGGGTCGGGAACCCTGGTGTATTTCCATTCGGAGGATTGCGCCATCGAAGAGGGCCGGGTGGTGGCGGCGGGCGGGCAGATCCACCGGTCCAAGCTGGCCATCGGCGAGTTCGGCTTCATCGCCCTGGCCCATGACACCGAAGGCAACATGTTCGGCCTGCATTCCCTGAGATAG
- a CDS encoding TspO/MBR family protein: MAHLPLSKQVLGFLGWLLVCLAAAALGGLASAQAGVFYQALLRPDWAPPGWLFGPVWTVLYFLMAVSAWLVWRVGGFRNAGFALSMFLFQLAVNALWTWLFFVWHLGAAALAEILVLWLLIVATVSLFWRHHRLAAVLLLPYLAWVSFAAVLTWAVWKHNPHLLT, from the coding sequence ATGGCCCACCTTCCGTTGTCCAAGCAGGTTCTCGGATTCCTCGGGTGGCTGCTGGTCTGCTTGGCCGCGGCGGCACTGGGTGGTCTGGCTTCAGCCCAGGCAGGTGTTTTCTATCAGGCCCTCCTTCGCCCCGACTGGGCGCCTCCGGGATGGCTCTTCGGCCCGGTATGGACGGTCCTGTACTTTCTCATGGCTGTTTCGGCTTGGCTTGTGTGGCGGGTCGGCGGTTTCCGGAACGCAGGCTTCGCGCTCTCCATGTTCCTGTTCCAGCTCGCCGTGAATGCCCTGTGGACCTGGCTGTTTTTTGTCTGGCATCTGGGGGCGGCGGCACTGGCTGAGATACTGGTCCTCTGGCTGTTGATTGTCGCCACGGTCTCCCTGTTCTGGCGCCATCATCGCCTGGCCGCCGTCCTGCTCCTCCCCTATCTGGCCTGGGTGTCCTTCGCCGCCGTCCTCACCTGGGCCGTCTGGAAGCACAATCCCCACCTCCTCACCTGA